Proteins encoded within one genomic window of Couchioplanes caeruleus:
- a CDS encoding TetR/AcrR family transcriptional regulator yields the protein MARNPERRRLLADAGLRVLAESGARGLTHRAVDAEAAVPIGTASNYFRSRDALLGALGERIMERFTPDEAVLADLADREPGRELFVDYLRYILQRTTAQPELTRALIELRLEAARRPGLAEILGGTLRRHYRDDVAFHETTGLPGGAAEIALLHYAMDGLLLDLLTTSIGADLSPDDAVTAFVDRLVR from the coding sequence GTGGCAAGAAATCCGGAGCGCCGCCGACTACTGGCCGACGCCGGGCTGCGCGTCCTCGCCGAATCCGGGGCCCGCGGCCTCACCCACCGCGCGGTCGACGCCGAGGCGGCCGTACCGATCGGCACGGCGTCGAACTACTTCCGCTCCCGCGACGCCCTGCTCGGCGCCCTGGGCGAGCGGATCATGGAACGGTTCACGCCGGACGAGGCGGTGCTCGCCGACCTCGCCGACCGGGAACCGGGCCGCGAGCTGTTCGTCGACTACCTCCGGTACATCCTGCAGCGCACCACGGCGCAGCCCGAGCTGACCCGGGCCCTCATCGAGCTGCGCCTGGAGGCGGCCCGCCGGCCCGGACTCGCCGAGATCCTCGGCGGAACACTGCGCCGCCACTACCGCGACGACGTGGCGTTCCACGAGACCACCGGGCTGCCCGGCGGGGCGGCCGAGATCGCCCTGCTGCACTACGCCATGGACGGCCTCCTGCTCGACCTGCTGACCACCTCGATCGGCGCCGACCTCTCCCCCGACGACGCCGTCACGGCGTTCGTCGACCGGCTCGTACGCTGA
- a CDS encoding dihydrofolate reductase family protein, with protein sequence MRKLVYYVAASLDGFIAAPDGSWEFFGPVDPDLAAFVNDRFPETIPTALREQFGVTAPHQAFDTVVMGRGTYEPALAVGVTSPYAHLRQYVFSRTLDPATDPAVTVVADDPVPYLRELKQQPGMDIWLCGGGAFAAAVRSEIDEFVVKLNPVLAGGGVPLVGGPFDPQRLTLLDATPVGANGIVVLRYRSDRDRT encoded by the coding sequence ATGCGAAAGCTCGTGTACTACGTGGCCGCCTCCCTCGACGGGTTCATCGCCGCGCCGGACGGGAGCTGGGAGTTCTTCGGGCCGGTGGACCCCGACCTCGCGGCGTTCGTCAACGACCGGTTCCCGGAGACCATCCCGACCGCCCTGCGGGAGCAGTTCGGCGTCACCGCGCCCCACCAGGCCTTCGACACCGTGGTCATGGGACGCGGCACCTACGAGCCCGCGTTGGCGGTCGGTGTCACCAGCCCCTATGCCCATCTGCGCCAGTACGTGTTCTCCCGGACGCTGGACCCGGCGACCGACCCGGCGGTGACCGTCGTCGCCGACGACCCGGTGCCGTACCTGCGGGAGCTGAAGCAGCAGCCCGGCATGGACATCTGGCTGTGCGGTGGTGGCGCGTTCGCCGCCGCAGTCCGGTCGGAGATCGACGAGTTCGTGGTCAAGCTCAACCCGGTACTCGCCGGGGGAGGCGTCCCGCTCGTCGGCGGCCCGTTCGACCCGCAGCGGCTGACGCTTCTCGACGCGACCCCGGTCGGCGCGAACGGGATCGTGGTCCTGCGCTACCGCTCGGACCGTGACCGTACGTAG
- a CDS encoding AAA family ATPase — protein sequence MSTADSGFSMYRPGAAPASGGGEPAAPPAPILDAQAKVDMQADEAAARVRAVLGAVDAELVGLAGVKRRIREIAALLMVDRARARFGLVASRPSLHMSFAGGPGTGKTTVALRMAEILHALGYLRAPRVHPVTRDDLVGQFIGHTAPKTKEALARAAGGVLFIDEAYYLYRPDNERDYGQEAIEILLQEMESARDSLVVIFAGYEDRMETFFSSNPGLSSRVSHHIQFEDYGTDELAEIAELMLTRDAYRFTDAAREAFQEYLDRRRTMPRFANARSVRNALERARLRQANRLVALSGKVSRDDLMLITEEDVRRSRVFAESPDRG from the coding sequence GTGAGCACCGCCGACTCCGGATTCTCGATGTACCGGCCGGGGGCCGCCCCCGCGAGCGGCGGCGGGGAACCGGCGGCCCCGCCGGCGCCGATCCTCGACGCCCAGGCCAAGGTGGACATGCAGGCGGACGAGGCCGCCGCGCGGGTACGGGCCGTGCTCGGCGCCGTGGACGCGGAGCTGGTCGGGCTGGCCGGCGTGAAGCGGCGCATCCGCGAGATCGCGGCGCTGCTGATGGTGGACCGGGCACGCGCACGGTTCGGCCTCGTCGCCAGCAGGCCATCGCTGCACATGAGCTTCGCCGGCGGACCGGGCACCGGCAAGACCACCGTCGCGCTGCGGATGGCCGAGATCCTGCACGCGCTGGGCTACCTGCGGGCGCCGCGGGTGCACCCGGTCACCCGCGACGACCTGGTCGGCCAGTTCATCGGGCACACCGCACCGAAGACCAAGGAGGCGCTGGCCAGGGCGGCCGGCGGCGTACTGTTCATCGACGAGGCCTACTACCTGTACCGCCCGGACAATGAACGCGACTATGGGCAGGAAGCGATCGAGATCCTGTTGCAGGAGATGGAGTCCGCACGCGACTCGCTGGTGGTCATCTTCGCCGGCTACGAGGACCGGATGGAGACGTTCTTCTCGTCGAACCCCGGACTGAGCTCGCGGGTGTCGCACCACATCCAGTTCGAGGACTACGGCACGGACGAGCTGGCCGAGATCGCCGAACTGATGCTCACCCGGGACGCCTACCGCTTCACCGATGCGGCCCGGGAGGCATTCCAGGAGTACCTCGACCGCCGGCGCACCATGCCGCGCTTCGCGAACGCGCGCAGCGTCCGCAACGCCCTGGAGCGCGCCCGCCTCCGGCAGGCCAACCGCCTCGTCGCGCTCTCCGGCAAGGTCAGCCGCGACGACCTGATGCTGATCACGGAGGAGGACGTCCGCCGCAGCAGGGTGTTCGCCGAATCGCCGGACCGCGGCTGA
- a CDS encoding ribulose bisphosphate carboxylase small subunit: MYLRHGSFSYLPELTDDEIAAQVRYALLNGWPISVEYTDDPHPRNVYWEMWGLPMFDLAEPDGVLREINDCRATFPGHYVRVLAYDAKLGRQTIAMSFVVQRPAEEPGFRLDRTEGSDRVQRYGVHSYATEAPSGARYGRGGDGAR, encoded by the coding sequence ATGTACCTGCGACACGGATCGTTTTCCTACCTGCCGGAGCTGACCGACGACGAGATCGCCGCGCAGGTCCGCTACGCGCTGCTGAACGGCTGGCCGATCTCGGTGGAGTACACCGATGATCCGCACCCCCGCAACGTGTACTGGGAGATGTGGGGTCTGCCGATGTTCGACCTCGCCGAACCCGACGGCGTGCTCCGCGAGATCAACGACTGCCGCGCCACCTTCCCCGGCCACTACGTCCGGGTGCTGGCGTACGACGCGAAGCTCGGCCGCCAGACCATCGCGATGAGCTTCGTGGTGCAACGCCCGGCCGAGGAGCCCGGCTTCCGGCTGGACCGCACGGAGGGCAGCGACCGCGTGCAGCGGTACGGCGTGCATTCCTACGCCACCGAGGCTCCGAGCGGCGCCCGCTACGGCCGCGGCGGTGACGGCGCCCGGTGA
- a CDS encoding ribulose-bisphosphate carboxylase large subunit: protein MTEPDRWDPGVHSYASMGYYDADYRPKDTDVLAVFRVTPQPGVEPVEAAAAVAGESSTATWTVVWTDRLTANTHYQAKCYRVDPVPGRDGEHLAYVAYDIDLFEEGSIANLTSSIIGNVFGFKPLKALRLEDMRIPVAYVKTFQGPAHGIVTEREVLNKFGRPLLGATIKPKLGLSARNYGRVVYEACRGGLDFTKDDENINSQPFMRWRDRFLYAMEGVNRAMAQTGEIKGHYLNITAATVEDMYERAEFAKELGSVVVMMDLTVGYSAMQSMAHWARRNSVLLHLHRAGHSTYTRQKTHGVSFRVIAKWSRLIGVDHVHAGTIVGKLEGDPATTKGFYDTLRLGHVPANHGNGIFFDQDWASMPGVLPVASGGIHAGQMHQLVDLLGEDVILQFGGGTIGHPLGVAAGAEANRVALEAIIKARNEGRNLLKEGPDILRSAGQRNRPLEVALATWGDVTFDYAATDAPDAVATASV, encoded by the coding sequence GTGACCGAGCCGGACCGATGGGACCCGGGCGTGCACAGCTACGCCAGCATGGGCTACTACGACGCCGACTATCGCCCCAAGGACACCGACGTGCTGGCGGTGTTCCGGGTGACCCCGCAGCCGGGCGTGGAGCCGGTGGAGGCCGCGGCGGCGGTGGCGGGCGAGTCGTCGACGGCGACCTGGACCGTGGTGTGGACCGACCGGCTCACCGCGAACACGCACTACCAGGCCAAGTGCTACCGGGTGGATCCCGTGCCCGGCCGCGACGGAGAACATCTCGCCTACGTCGCCTACGACATCGACCTCTTCGAGGAGGGCTCCATCGCCAACCTCACGTCGTCGATCATCGGCAACGTCTTCGGGTTCAAGCCGCTGAAGGCTCTGCGCCTGGAGGACATGCGCATCCCGGTGGCGTACGTGAAGACCTTCCAGGGTCCCGCCCACGGCATCGTGACGGAGCGCGAGGTCCTCAACAAGTTCGGCCGTCCGTTGCTGGGTGCGACCATCAAGCCGAAGCTGGGACTCTCGGCGCGCAACTACGGCCGGGTGGTGTACGAGGCCTGCCGCGGCGGACTGGACTTCACCAAGGACGACGAGAACATCAACTCCCAGCCCTTCATGCGGTGGCGGGACCGGTTCCTCTACGCGATGGAGGGGGTGAACCGGGCGATGGCGCAGACCGGCGAGATCAAGGGCCACTATCTCAACATCACCGCCGCGACCGTCGAGGACATGTACGAGCGCGCGGAGTTCGCCAAGGAGCTCGGCAGCGTCGTCGTGATGATGGATCTGACGGTCGGCTACTCGGCGATGCAGTCGATGGCCCACTGGGCCCGCCGCAACAGCGTGCTGCTGCACCTGCACCGCGCCGGCCACAGCACCTACACGCGGCAGAAGACGCACGGGGTCAGCTTCCGGGTGATCGCCAAGTGGTCGCGGCTGATCGGCGTCGACCACGTCCACGCCGGCACGATCGTGGGCAAGCTCGAGGGCGATCCCGCCACCACCAAGGGCTTCTACGACACACTGCGCCTGGGGCACGTCCCGGCCAATCACGGCAACGGGATCTTCTTCGACCAGGACTGGGCGAGCATGCCCGGCGTGCTGCCGGTCGCCTCGGGCGGGATCCACGCCGGGCAGATGCACCAGCTTGTCGACCTGCTCGGCGAGGACGTCATCCTGCAGTTCGGCGGCGGCACCATCGGCCACCCGCTCGGTGTCGCGGCCGGGGCCGAGGCCAACCGGGTCGCGCTCGAGGCGATCATCAAGGCCCGCAACGAGGGGCGCAACCTCCTCAAGGAGGGCCCGGACATCCTCCGGAGCGCCGGGCAGCGCAACCGGCCGCTGGAGGTGGCGCTCGCCACCTGGGGCGACGTGACCTTCGACTACGCCGCCACCGATGCCCCCGACGCCGTTGCGACGGCAAGCGTCTAG
- a CDS encoding LysR family transcriptional regulator, with protein MTPARLQTFLAIVEHGSARAAAQRLSVTESAVSAALAALHREAGVVLFERHGRGLRLTESGRIFAGYARRILGLLDEGLSAARQSGDPERGRVRLGAVTTAGEYLVPGLLASFRARYPQVEVTLDVGVRDRMSALLADHRLDIVIGGRPSRGSSTRATRPNSLIVVAAPGTVPELSAVTWLLREPGSGTRDTALALLDALQVAPPTLALGSHGAVVASAALGLGVTLVSADAVTGHLRQGTLQRVPVRGTPLHRPWHAVTTAAPTATATLFLEHITDRDSVGELAFRPRRGPARD; from the coding sequence GTGACACCGGCCCGGCTGCAGACCTTCCTGGCGATCGTCGAGCACGGTTCGGCACGCGCCGCGGCGCAACGGCTGTCGGTGACCGAGTCGGCCGTGTCCGCGGCGCTGGCCGCCCTGCACCGCGAGGCCGGCGTCGTGCTGTTCGAGCGGCACGGTCGTGGCCTGCGCCTCACCGAGTCCGGCCGGATCTTCGCCGGCTACGCGCGGCGCATCCTCGGCCTGCTCGACGAGGGACTGTCCGCCGCCCGGCAGAGCGGCGACCCCGAGCGGGGCCGGGTCCGCCTCGGCGCCGTCACGACCGCCGGCGAATACCTCGTCCCGGGTCTGCTCGCCTCCTTTCGAGCCCGGTATCCGCAGGTGGAGGTGACCCTCGACGTCGGCGTACGCGATCGGATGTCCGCCCTGCTGGCCGACCACCGGCTCGACATCGTGATCGGAGGCCGGCCCAGCCGCGGTTCGAGCACCCGGGCCACCCGGCCGAACTCGCTGATCGTGGTGGCCGCCCCGGGCACGGTGCCGGAGCTGTCGGCCGTGACCTGGCTCCTGCGCGAACCCGGATCGGGCACCCGCGACACGGCCCTCGCGCTGCTCGACGCCCTGCAGGTGGCGCCGCCCACCCTGGCGCTGGGTTCGCACGGCGCCGTCGTGGCCTCGGCCGCCCTCGGTCTGGGCGTCACGCTGGTGTCGGCCGATGCCGTGACCGGCCACCTCCGGCAGGGAACGCTGCAACGCGTCCCGGTGCGGGGAACGCCGCTGCACCGCCCCTGGCACGCCGTCACCACCGCGGCCCCCACCGCCACCGCGACGCTGTTCCTCGAACACATCACCGACCGGGACAGTGTGGGTGAGCTGGCGTTCCGGCCGCGCCGCGGTCCGGCGCGCGACTGA
- a CDS encoding class 1 fructose-bisphosphatase, with product MPEAHKTLTRYTIEQEHRHLDSTGDFSGLLNAISTAVKIIANQVNKGALVGAPKNLDGISNEVMIGETEWTGHLAAMTSDRTGDVYPVPQPYRRGKYLLAFDPLDGSDTIDVGIPVGTIFSILRSPRPNAPASAADFLQQGVAQVCAGFALYGPSTVLVLTTGDGVDGFTLDRDIGAFILTHPRMRIPESTEEFAINASNERFWEPPVKRYVAECLAGRSGTRQRDFTMRWVACLAAETFRILTHGGVFLDPDDSGAGRPRRPRLLYAANPIAYVVEQAGGLASTGRQRLMTCVPGGLRERVPLIFGSRTEVERIERYHRDRVDLHDDDFSLFNTRSLFRT from the coding sequence GTGCCGGAGGCGCACAAGACGCTGACCCGTTACACCATCGAGCAGGAGCACCGGCATCTCGACTCGACCGGTGACTTCTCCGGCCTGCTGAACGCGATCAGCACGGCAGTGAAGATCATCGCGAACCAGGTGAACAAGGGGGCCCTGGTCGGCGCCCCGAAGAACCTCGACGGCATCAGCAACGAGGTGATGATCGGCGAGACGGAGTGGACCGGCCACCTGGCGGCCATGACCTCCGACCGCACCGGCGACGTCTATCCGGTCCCGCAGCCGTACCGGCGGGGCAAGTATCTGCTGGCGTTCGACCCGCTCGACGGCTCGGACACCATCGACGTCGGCATTCCCGTCGGGACCATCTTCTCCATCCTGCGCAGTCCCCGCCCGAACGCGCCCGCGAGCGCCGCGGACTTCCTGCAGCAGGGCGTCGCCCAGGTCTGCGCCGGATTCGCACTGTACGGGCCGTCGACGGTGCTGGTGCTCACCACCGGCGACGGCGTGGACGGCTTCACGCTGGACCGCGACATCGGCGCCTTCATCCTCACCCATCCGCGCATGCGGATACCGGAGAGCACGGAGGAGTTCGCCATCAACGCCTCCAACGAGCGCTTCTGGGAACCTCCCGTGAAGCGTTACGTCGCCGAGTGCCTGGCCGGCCGCTCGGGGACGCGCCAGCGCGACTTCACCATGCGCTGGGTCGCCTGCCTGGCCGCCGAGACGTTCCGCATCCTCACCCACGGCGGCGTCTTCCTCGACCCGGACGACAGCGGCGCGGGCCGCCCGCGCCGGCCGCGGCTGCTGTACGCGGCCAACCCGATCGCGTACGTCGTCGAGCAGGCCGGTGGCCTCGCGAGCACCGGCCGGCAGCGGCTGATGACCTGCGTCCCCGGCGGTCTGCGGGAGCGGGTGCCGCTGATCTTCGGCTCCCGCACCGAGGTGGAGCGCATCGAGCGGTACCACCGCGACCGCGTGGATCTGCACGACGACGACTTCTCGCTGTTCAACACCCGCTCCCTTTTCCGTACGTGA
- a CDS encoding phosphoribulokinase: MSIRHPVVAVTGSSGAGTSSVTRTVQQIFRREEITPVVVEGDSFHRFDRTQMQAEMARAEAEGNHHFCHFGPEANLLEELEELFRGYGENGSGRIRRYLHDETEAAPYGQEPGTFTAWEDVPAGTDLLFYEGLHGAAVTDKIDVARHTDLIVGVVPIINLEWIQKLHRDRTTRGYSDEAVVDTILRRMPDYLNYICPQFSRTHINFQRVPTVDTSNPFIARYIPTADESFLVIRFADPAGIDFPYLLAMLHDSFMSRPNIIVVPGGKMELAMQLILTPMVLRLMERRRRA, encoded by the coding sequence TTGTCCATCAGACACCCCGTTGTCGCCGTCACCGGCTCGTCCGGCGCCGGCACGTCGTCGGTCACCAGGACGGTGCAGCAGATCTTCCGGCGCGAGGAGATCACGCCGGTGGTGGTCGAGGGCGACTCGTTCCACCGCTTCGACCGTACGCAGATGCAGGCCGAGATGGCCCGGGCGGAAGCCGAGGGCAACCACCACTTCTGCCACTTCGGCCCGGAGGCCAACCTCCTCGAGGAACTGGAGGAACTGTTCCGCGGCTACGGCGAGAACGGGTCCGGCAGGATCCGCAGATACCTGCACGACGAGACGGAGGCGGCGCCGTACGGGCAGGAGCCGGGCACCTTCACCGCGTGGGAGGACGTCCCGGCCGGCACCGACCTGCTCTTCTACGAGGGCCTGCACGGCGCGGCCGTCACCGACAAGATCGACGTCGCGCGGCACACCGACCTGATCGTGGGCGTCGTACCGATCATCAACCTCGAATGGATCCAGAAGCTGCACCGCGACCGGACCACTCGTGGCTACAGCGACGAGGCGGTCGTGGACACGATCCTGCGCCGGATGCCGGACTACCTGAACTACATCTGCCCGCAGTTCTCGCGTACGCACATCAACTTCCAGCGCGTCCCCACTGTGGACACCTCCAACCCCTTCATCGCCCGCTACATCCCGACAGCCGACGAAAGCTTCCTCGTCATCCGGTTCGCGGACCCCGCGGGCATCGACTTTCCGTACCTGCTCGCGATGCTGCACGACTCGTTCATGTCCCGGCCCAACATCATCGTCGTTCCCGGCGGGAAGATGGAGCTGGCGATGCAGCTCATCCTGACGCCGATGGTGCTGCGGCTGATGGAACGCCGCCGGCGTGCCTAA
- a CDS encoding GAF domain-containing sensor histidine kinase yields MEPAIPGRDALIAAAGRWVTREPALAVVLTQVARLLTEALGADGCLTFLVESGGDLVLAASHPAPATAGAPLRLPAGFGIAGRVAAEGVPVGLVDDHPRNPRHRELLGLSPGQPVSRLCVPARVAGGGSSAVLALHSRTRREFSRPERDAAQRVADLVGLRVYVAAALTTMREHQDEWDAVVASAVGAQEAERRRVAADLHDGVTQAIASLSFHLSAADVALGDGDVGYVAEQVAAARSLADLALGETRSAITGLHSPVLDDQGLAAGLASMARGVPGLSIEVDATEFALPGHVSSSLFRIAQESVQNIVKHAEASRAVIRLARHGRMVMLSVTDDGTGFDASGSPGSGYGLTGMAERVHLLGGRLRIKSQPGGGTTVEVTVPNVC; encoded by the coding sequence ATGGAGCCGGCGATTCCCGGCCGGGACGCGCTCATCGCCGCCGCCGGGCGGTGGGTGACCCGTGAGCCGGCGCTGGCCGTGGTCCTGACCCAGGTCGCGCGCCTGCTCACCGAGGCGCTCGGCGCCGACGGCTGCCTGACGTTCCTGGTCGAGAGCGGCGGCGACCTGGTGCTGGCGGCGAGCCATCCGGCGCCGGCCACGGCGGGCGCGCCGCTGCGGCTGCCGGCGGGCTTCGGCATCGCCGGCCGGGTGGCCGCCGAGGGGGTCCCGGTCGGCCTGGTGGACGACCACCCGCGCAACCCCCGGCACCGCGAGTTGCTCGGCCTCTCCCCCGGTCAGCCGGTGTCGCGGCTGTGCGTCCCGGCGCGGGTGGCCGGCGGCGGCAGTTCCGCCGTGCTGGCCCTGCACAGCCGCACCCGGCGCGAGTTCAGCCGGCCCGAGCGGGACGCCGCGCAGCGGGTGGCGGACCTCGTCGGCCTGCGCGTCTACGTGGCGGCCGCGTTGACGACGATGCGCGAACACCAGGACGAGTGGGACGCGGTCGTCGCCAGCGCCGTCGGCGCCCAGGAGGCGGAACGCCGGCGGGTGGCCGCGGACCTGCACGACGGGGTCACCCAGGCGATCGCGAGTCTGTCCTTCCATCTCTCGGCGGCGGACGTGGCGCTCGGCGACGGCGACGTGGGGTACGTGGCCGAGCAGGTGGCGGCGGCCCGGTCGCTGGCCGACCTGGCGCTCGGCGAGACGCGCAGCGCGATCACCGGGCTGCACAGCCCGGTCCTCGACGACCAGGGGCTGGCGGCCGGCCTGGCCAGCATGGCGCGGGGCGTGCCCGGCCTGAGCATCGAGGTGGACGCCACGGAGTTCGCGCTGCCGGGCCATGTGAGCTCCTCGTTGTTCCGCATCGCCCAGGAGTCGGTGCAGAACATCGTCAAGCACGCCGAGGCGAGCAGAGCCGTGATCCGCCTGGCCAGGCACGGCCGCATGGTCATGCTCAGCGTCACCGACGACGGGACGGGGTTCGACGCGTCGGGCAGCCCCGGATCCGGCTACGGGCTGACGGGGATGGCGGAACGCGTGCATCTGCTCGGCGGCCGGCTGCGCATCAAGTCGCAGCCCGGTGGTGGCACCACGGTGGAGGTGACGGTCCCCAACGTGTGTTAG
- a CDS encoding response regulator — protein MPPIRVLLVDDHEMVLHGVSAMLSRFPDRVQVIGTASEPAGAVRAVTDDRPDIVLCDVRLRRASGLDVCRAIREVDAGAKVVFLTVYDDEQYLYQALRAGAAGYLLKRVDAHELVRHLENVSLGEVVIDPSLAGRIATSAAHLQKGEFWPGARLGLTQRESEVLALLVGGLSNKAIAARLVVSDDTVKTHVRGLYRKLGVRDRGGAVATALREGLFH, from the coding sequence ATGCCGCCGATCCGCGTTCTCCTGGTCGACGACCACGAGATGGTGTTGCACGGCGTGTCCGCGATGTTGTCCCGGTTTCCCGACCGGGTGCAGGTGATCGGGACGGCGAGCGAGCCGGCGGGCGCCGTGCGCGCGGTCACCGACGACCGGCCGGACATCGTGCTGTGCGACGTACGGCTGCGCCGGGCGAGCGGGCTGGACGTCTGCCGGGCGATCCGCGAGGTCGACGCCGGGGCGAAGGTGGTCTTCCTGACGGTCTACGACGACGAGCAGTACCTCTACCAGGCGCTGCGCGCAGGCGCAGCGGGCTACCTGCTCAAGCGGGTGGACGCGCACGAGCTGGTGCGCCACCTGGAGAACGTGAGTCTCGGGGAGGTCGTCATCGATCCCAGCCTCGCCGGCCGGATCGCCACGTCCGCCGCGCACCTGCAGAAGGGCGAGTTCTGGCCGGGCGCCCGGCTCGGCCTCACCCAGCGCGAGAGCGAGGTGCTCGCCCTGCTGGTCGGCGGGTTGTCGAACAAGGCGATAGCGGCCCGGCTGGTCGTCAGCGACGACACCGTCAAGACCCACGTGCGGGGCCTCTACCGCAAGCTGGGCGTCCGGGACCGGGGCGGCGCGGTGGCGACCGCGCTGCGCGAGGGCCTGTTCCACTGA
- a CDS encoding Flp family type IVb pilin gives MLIRLVQTLVNPELRDDEGATAVEYGLMVALIAVVIIGAVILLGDNLSGMFSGVADQVQAPNP, from the coding sequence ATGCTCATTCGTCTCGTCCAGACTCTGGTCAACCCCGAACTCCGCGACGACGAAGGCGCCACGGCAGTGGAGTACGGCCTCATGGTGGCCCTCATCGCGGTCGTCATCATCGGCGCGGTGATCCTGCTCGGGGACAACCTCAGCGGCATGTTCAGCGGCGTGGCCGATCAGGTGCAGGCGCCGAACCCGTGA
- a CDS encoding TadE/TadG family type IV pilus assembly protein, whose product MEMALVLPLLLLLLFGIIDFGRALNAQITLTEAAREGARAAALGFDGRARVTSAAGPVRVDTLDISACDGDLGADAVVSMSHAFRPVTPVGSLMGFFGGGSDGSFTIVARGVMPCVG is encoded by the coding sequence GTGGAGATGGCGTTGGTCCTTCCCCTGCTCCTGCTCCTGCTGTTCGGGATCATCGACTTCGGCCGCGCGCTGAACGCCCAGATCACGCTGACCGAGGCGGCCCGCGAGGGGGCCAGGGCGGCGGCCCTGGGATTCGACGGCCGTGCCCGCGTCACCTCGGCCGCCGGCCCGGTCCGGGTCGACACCCTGGACATCAGCGCGTGCGACGGCGACCTCGGCGCCGACGCGGTGGTCAGCATGTCGCACGCCTTCCGCCCGGTGACGCCGGTGGGCTCCCTGATGGGATTCTTCGGCGGCGGCTCGGACGGGTCCTTCACCATCGTCGCGCGAGGGGTCATGCCATGCGTCGGATGA
- a CDS encoding pilus assembly protein TadG-related protein, translating into MTARRRPARGDDGAVTALVAVLLGTGVLLGVAAVVVDVGRLYAEREQLQSGADAAAWAVGEGCATTPAGCADQDATAGGYADGNAADGAATVTEICGSGPGLPACPAPVANRTSCLGTVPAAVPYAEVRVETRLPDGSTVLPSVFARALTGQRDGTTVGACARVAWGPPRVAEGFAVTFSICEWRELTQDGTAFWPSPSAGLPPPQAEQIIRLKDSTGASTCPAGPSGWDRPGGFGWLDDPSASCAVTVETDGTFGGNTGNSASQPCRDAMWEAWEARSVVLIPVYDAVRSQGAGTTYHLAGFTSFVMTGYQLSGFSAPSWLTGLRRCGGAERCLYGYFVRGLVRTTGAQIGGPDLGAAVVNLVG; encoded by the coding sequence ATGACGGCACGGCGCCGGCCGGCTCGCGGCGACGACGGCGCGGTCACCGCGCTGGTCGCCGTCCTGCTCGGGACCGGTGTCCTGCTCGGCGTGGCCGCCGTCGTCGTCGACGTCGGCCGGCTCTACGCCGAGCGCGAGCAGCTCCAGAGCGGCGCTGACGCGGCGGCCTGGGCGGTCGGCGAGGGCTGTGCCACCACGCCCGCCGGGTGCGCCGACCAGGACGCCACGGCCGGCGGGTACGCCGACGGCAACGCCGCCGACGGGGCCGCGACGGTCACGGAGATCTGCGGCAGCGGGCCGGGCCTGCCCGCGTGCCCGGCCCCGGTCGCGAACAGGACGAGCTGCCTGGGCACGGTTCCCGCCGCGGTCCCGTACGCGGAGGTCCGCGTGGAGACCCGGCTGCCGGACGGCTCGACCGTGCTGCCGTCCGTGTTCGCCCGGGCGCTGACCGGCCAGCGCGACGGTACGACGGTGGGCGCCTGCGCCCGCGTCGCCTGGGGGCCGCCACGGGTGGCCGAGGGCTTCGCCGTCACGTTCTCGATCTGTGAGTGGCGCGAGCTCACCCAGGACGGTACGGCGTTCTGGCCTTCCCCGTCGGCGGGCCTGCCGCCGCCGCAGGCCGAGCAGATCATCCGGCTCAAGGACAGCACCGGCGCGAGCACCTGCCCGGCCGGCCCGTCCGGCTGGGACCGGCCGGGCGGGTTCGGGTGGCTTGACGACCCGTCCGCGTCCTGTGCGGTGACGGTCGAGACGGACGGCACGTTCGGCGGCAACACCGGCAACTCCGCGTCGCAGCCGTGCCGGGACGCGATGTGGGAGGCCTGGGAGGCGCGGAGCGTCGTCCTGATCCCGGTCTACGACGCCGTCCGCTCGCAGGGGGCGGGGACGACCTACCACCTGGCCGGCTTCACCTCGTTCGTGATGACCGGATACCAGCTCTCCGGGTTCTCGGCACCGTCCTGGCTGACCGGCCTGCGGCGGTGCGGTGGCGCCGAGCGGTGCCTCTACGGCTATTTCGTGCGCGGCCTGGTCCGGACGACGGGCGCGCAGATCGGCGGGCCCGACCTGGGTGCCGCGGTCGTCAATCTCGTCGGCTGA